CCCCGTAATTGTCCACCAAGAAGTCGATGATAAAATGGATGGTACGATCACTTCAGAACATTTTGGCCAATGGATCAACCTTTGGTTCGAGACCCTCGATGCACTTTTTGATGGGGAAAGGGCATGGATAGCCAAAAACCGCGCGCAAAAGATGAGCACCATGCTGTATATGCAAATCTACCAGCATAGACAGGCCAAAAAATAAGCTGCCCCTAAGTATGGTTTTGGATGCTATTTCTTTAAGTTTAGCGCCAATTTTGCCAAAAGACTTATCACAATCAAGAGACTTCCAATGGCCAATGCTTCATAGTAACCATCAAAGAATGGCCAACTTTGCCATGCAGCCACCCCTTTGTAAAAAATGAGGGTTTCAGTGCCCACAAAGCCGGTTAGGTAGAGGCCAATTACATTTCTTGGTAGCTTAAGCAAACCAAAATAGTCAAGAAACAAGAAAAGGCCGATGCTGACCACCCCGAGAAAGGTAAGATGTAGATACCCTATGGTAAGGTCTAGGTAGCTGGCCGCTACTTTTGCAAAATAGGGCAAAGAGGTGAGTAGTTGCAACAAGATTTTAGTGATCAAAAGCACCACGGACCATTTCAAAAGTTTTCTTTGTAGCGTGGACAACCCTTTTGTGCTGATTTGAGGGGAAGCAAGCAGAATCAAATAGCCAAAGGCGAATAGCTGTAATATGGCACCCATCCCTCCAAGAAAATAGAAAAACAGAGGGGGCTCTACCCATAAGGTGGAAAGAAAAAAGCTCAGAACTATGCCCATGTTTAGGCATAGAAAGAACTTTTTGAATTGCGCTTTTGAAAGGTTGATTTTATGCCGTTCAAGCATTAGAAAGGCCAATGCGGTGAGGGCCAAAATCATCCAGCCGTTGTACTGAAAGTGAAGATAGAAATAGATGGCCATGCGGTACCAGACCGATTCTGCCCCCAAGGTGTTCATGATGCCTCCCAGTGCCCAGGGCCCTATGCTGGAGATTACCATATACAACAGTGCTGCTTTGGCGCATCTTAAACTGAAGGCTTCCCTGTTTTTCGTACAGTTTAAAAATCAATTATTTTTAGCTTATGAAGAAAAGCAGATTCACGGAAGCACAGATTGTGTCCATGCTCCACCAGTACGATTCGGGAATGAAGGTCACCGACATCTGTCGTGACAAGGGTATCACCACGGCCACCTTTTACAGTTGGAAGCGCAAGTACGGTGGTATGGACGCCCAACAGCTCAAGGAGCTCAAGTCTTTGCAGGAAGAAAACAGGAGACTCAAGGCGATGTACGCAGACCTGAGCCTTGACCATAGGATTTTAAAGGACATCATCGAAAAAAAGCTTTGAGGCCTTGCGGGCGCAGGGAACTGGCGGAAGGCATCGTAAAGGAAGAGGGGCTGAGCATTTCACGTGCTTGTACGATAGTATGCCTTTGCCGTTCGATGTGGTACTATCGGAGCCGTCGTGACGATACGCAGGTCATCGACAAGTTGACGGAACTTGCAGAGGCCAAGCCGAACCGGGGCTTCGACTGGCTCTATAACCGCATGCGCAAGCAAGGCCATAAATGGAACCGTAAACGTGTACTGAGGGTCTACCGGTTCTTGGGCATGCAACTAAGGAGAAAGACCAAGAAGCGATTGCCCAAGCGGATAAAGGAGCCGCTGGAGGTCCCCGATGCCCCAAGGGAGGTATGGAGCGCGGACTTCATGTCCGACAGCCTGATAACGGGAAGGAACTTCAGGGTGTTCAACCTGATGGACGATTTCAACCGTGAGGCACTTTGTATGAAAGGAAACTTCTCCATGCCCGGAATAAGGGTGGTGGAGTACCTAAGGGAGGCCATAGAGATCCATGGCAAGCCCTTGGCCATAAGAGTGGACAACGGCCCCGAATTCCTATCCAGAGTCTTTGTCAACTATTGCGAAGTGGAGGATATCGAGATAAAATACATACAACCGGGCAAGCCGAGCCAGAACGGTTTTATCGAAAGGTTCAACCGGACATATCGCGAAGATGTACTCGATGCCCATTTGTTCAGGGACATCGAGGAAGTAAATATGGAAACGGAACGCTTCAGGGAGGAATACAATCGGTTCCATCCCCATAAGTCTCTGGGAAGAAGCAGCCCGAAAGAATTTTTAGAGGTTTTTCAAAGGGGCATGCCCCTTTGAAAAAACATTTTGTTTAATTTAACCGCTGTACGAAAAAGGGTAAGTCTTCAAAACCAGGGGTCTTTTTAAGTGCAGGTGATTGGTTTTTTAGGAAGAAGGCCAAAAACCAATAAGAAGCAAACAGAAAAAGGGTTGAAAAAATAATCGAGAACAGAGCATAGCCCTGAAAGGGAAAGGTGAACAACATGCCCACCAACGTCAACTGGGTGAACCAAAAAATATGGAGGTAGGTAGGGTCGGTGGTGCCAGTGCGGATAAAACACCTGTACAGTAATGAAGCCAGCGCTATATAGACCCACCCCAGTAGGGCAATGTGCGAATGGGTGTGTACAATGAATTTGTAATTCGCCTGTGTTTCAACAACTGGAAACAATCTAAGTACCACCCCAAATATGGCGGCCAAGCAAAAGTAAAAAAGGGCAATCTTCACATCATGTCCATGCCCGACAATTTTTCTCTGCATGGCGCAAGATAATCACAATAGGGCGCTTTTGCTGCCTTCCACATCAGTATTGTTGCAGCAAATAATTGATCAAATCTGTAGTGGTGACAATGCCCACAAGCTTGCCATCGTCAATCACCGGTAGGGCATGAAAATCTCTTTCTGCCAAGAACTTTGCCGTGTCTTGGATTGTTGTGCCAGACGTAACACTGATGACGTTTTTGGCCATTACCTGTTCTATGGTAAACATATTGTAGACCATGGTGTCAACCTCTTGCTCGTGTTCGTCTATGGCATCGGCAAAGCTGATACGCATTAGGTCGGTGTAGCTTAGAATACCGATTACCTCATCGCCAGAAACCACGGGAATATGGCGGATGCGATGTTTTTTGAAAAGCTCTTCTGCGGTGACCAAATTGTCTTTAACGCTTAGGGTGACCACGTTTTTTGTCATTATCTGGGATACGGGGACTCTTTTTTTCATGATGAATGTTTTTCAATTACTTCCTTCAAGGTATCACCATATACCAATTATAACTATGACAAATGTCAGGTTGTGGGCGGGCTTGTGCCATCTTAGAAATCTTTTCTTTTTGCCTTGAAGGCCAATCGCCAAATCGGTAGTATGGTCCAAAGAGCCAATACCAAAAGCGAGACCAAAAAGCCCAGATTGGTACCGAAGAATTTTTTGAACACGGCACCCGTATATCCAAGCAGGGCAGAAATATCCAGCTTCAGCAATATTAAGGTTCTTGATAGGTCGATTGGATTGAACATGGTGGCAGCCAGTGAAAACGTATCCAATGGATATTCCTCAAAAATGATGAGCGATAAGAGAAAGAGTCCGTCGTAGATGACCGCCAAGAACAGCCACAGCAACACAGCGTAGCCAAAGCCTTTGATTCTATTTTCATTGGAGATGGCAATATTGAAGGCCAGGGCGGTAAAAATCAAGGTGAGAAAGGCCCCGGTGACCAACAAAAGCACAAAGTTGAAAATGGCCTCGCTTCTGAAAAGGCCGTACAGCACAAAAGGTATGCCGAGGCCTAGCACAAGGCTCAAGGTCAATGAGCCCGCGACCCCAAAATATTGCCCCAAGAAGATTGTAGAACGTTTTAATGGCTGTGCCAATAAAAGTTCTGTAAACTCTTTGGAGTTGTAAAAATACATGACCCCAAAGATGGTTCCGATCAACGGCACCAGCACGATGATAACGTTCATCAGGGTGATGACGGCTTTTGACAGATCGTTGTTCAAGAACAGCAGTACAAACCCCAATGCCAGATAGAATAGAAAATAAACGTAGCTCCAGCGGCTTCGCATCAGGTCATAAAAACTGTATTTCAATATTTTAAGCATCGGCGGTATGGGTTGCAATGGCCGCAATGGCATGTTCAACATCTGTTTGGCCCGTTTTTTTCTTCAGGGCGTCAATACTTCCCTTGAAATAGATCTTGCCCTCGAGCAGGTATACGACCTCGTCGGCCACTTCTTCCACAAACTGCATGATGTGCGTGGTGACCAGTAGGGTCTTGCCCTTGGCTTTTTCTGCTTGAATCAGCTCTTTCAACTTTATCAAAGAAGCGGGATCCAGACCGGTGGTGGGTTCGTCCAATATCATAAGCGGGCTGTCGAACATAAAGGTCAGTACAAGGTTTACCTTTTGTTTGGTTCCGCCCGAGAGCGTGCCAAGTTTTTTGTCCAAGAAAGGCTGCAGGCCAAACAGATTGATCAATTTTTCCTCATCGCTCGGTTTTTGCCGCAGGTCTTTGATCATGCGTATCAGCTCTTTTACCTTAATGTTGCTTGGAAAATTCGCAATCTGCGGCAGATAATCGATTTGCTTGCGGTATTTCCAACTGTTCTTTATGTTCTGCCCTAAAACCGAAATGCTGCCCTTATTGGGTATTACCATGCCCAATATGCTTTTAATGAGCGTGGTCTTGCCTGAACCGTTCGGCCCCAAAACAGCATAGATGCCACCATTTCTTATGGTGAGGTCAACCCCTGTCAGCACTTGGTTTTTGCCAAATCTTTTATGTAGGCTTGTTATCTCGATCATTTATTTGGGTTTGGATGTTTGACTTGCAACCACATCCTCTTCAAGCCCTGAAAAGGGCCGCATCAAAGGGGTCGCATCTACTAGGTTGTCGGGTGTAAAAACGGGCGATACTTTTTCTGAAAAGTCGATGATATCCATAAACAGACTGCGTAACAGCACAATGGTCTCGGGCGTGCGGTTCACAATATAAGAAAACAGCTTTACCGGGCGATAGGGCACATCGCCGATTCCGTCTTTATTCAGATCATAACCAGTGTAACTGCTCCAATAATTTTGTTCAAAAACATTGTCACTAACCTTGCTGTTGTAAGAAATGTCAAAAGAGTTGTACAAAAAGTTGTTTCCGACAAACCGGTTCGAATAACAGGCACCACGAACCTTTACGGCCCATCCATTATTGATGAAATCGTTGTTCCGGTAGTCGATTCTGTTTGAACCCTCGATATTGATTCCGATGGTATTTTCTTCAAAGGTGTTGCCAACGATCTCGGCATCGTTAATTTCTTTTAGCAGTACCCCATAAGAAGCGGTGCCCCAATTTTTTCGGAAGATGTTTTTGCGCATTTTAATACGCTTCGAAAACATGACCGCCACACCGGCACCGTTGTTCTCGAAGGTGTTGTTGGTATACACATCGTCGTTCGAGAACATAAAGTGTAGACCATAACGAAGATTGTTTGAGCTGAGGTTATTGTTGATGGTCACGTTATCTGAAAATTCGAGATAAATGCCATCACGCACACCCTGTACGATGTTGTGGTCAACCACTACGTTGTGCGAATACCAAAGCTGTATGCCGTTGCCAGAATTGTATTCATCAACCGCATCTCCGATGATTTTGTTGTGATATACTTTTCCGTTGTTTGATTTTTCAAGATAAATGCCAAAGAACAACTTTTCCAGCACAATGTTCTGAATCAGGAAGTTCTCACTCTGAACCACCCGTATGGCTGCATAATCCGAGGTGTAACTCGTACCGACGTTTATGATGAACAGACCATCTACAGTTACGTTGTCTGATGCGATTCGAATGATTTCGCCCTTGTCTTCTCCGTCTATAACGGGGTAATTCTCGCCCAACAGGGTAAGTGGCTTGTCGATGAGAATATTGAACTCTTTATAGGTTCCCTTTTTGATCAACAGGGTATCATTATCGGAGGCCATTGCAATGGCTTGTTTTATTGAGAGTGCCTCACAATCGGCGCATACCGTGATTTGTTCGGCAATGGCCATATTTGATCCCATGAGAAATATCCCGACAAATAAAAAAACTGTAGATCGCATTAACGGATAATCAAAAATTTGGTGTTTTCATGAGCCTTTACCCAATGAGGGGTTTCCTTCGGAAATGAAAAATTTTCCTGTTGGGTCAATCGGAAGCTTTTTCCGTCTATAAAAAAATCAATAGTTCCCTCAAGAACAACCAACAGTGCATCACTGGGGGAGGTGTGTTCGGGAAAGATTGCATCTTTTTCGAGGCTAATGCCCATGACCTCAAAGGTACTGCCTTTGGTCAACTTTTTTATTTGTAGGCCATTGAAGGGCTGTGCTTTAAGGCTTTCGTCTATTTCGTACATCATTACGGTTTGAAACGGTTTCGGAGTTCATTCCATGAATACAGTTCACCGCCATGCTGTTGTTGTGCCTTTTCGGCATCAGCCCTGCTATCGAATGCCGTTAAAAACTCTCCCATGGGGCTCGGTATGCCTTCGCTGATGAGATAAGTGGCCTTAGTGGCATCGATCAGTTCACCAGGTTGTGTGTAGCCGTTGACCAAAAACAGCGCGACCGTGCTATTGTCAACTTCCTTTAAGTGGTTCATCATGCATTCCACGGCATCAAAGTTATAGACTCTACCTTTGTCGGTCACGATTTGGGCGGCATGCTGCCTATCCACTAAGGTCATACTACAGAAATGGCAGGCATCTGAACCGTATTCTATGGGCTTCGGCTTAACACTGCAAGAGCCAATGGCCAGTGCTAGGCATATTAACAAAAGATAACGTGTACTCATGACGAGGTCTTTACGGTTTGTTTTTCTTTTTTGCCGACATAATAGGCAACATAGCCCAAAGCAATTCCAATGGCCAAAAAGTAGGCACCCAGTTGCGGGTATGAATGTGCCCTGAAGTTAAGAATATCCTTCGAGCCAAAAAACGGCGGTTGAAAACCCATTACAGATCCATCTGGATTGGTAAATTTCATAATGGCCCTAGGGTCTAGGTCATGGCCATATTCATAC
This portion of the Flagellimonas lutaonensis genome encodes:
- a CDS encoding IS3 family transposase (programmed frameshift) is translated as MKKSRFTEAQIVSMLHQYDSGMKVTDICRDKGITTATFYSWKRKYGGMDAQQLKELKSLQEENRRLKAMYADLSLDHRILKDIIEKKPLRPCGRRELAEGIVKEEGLSISRACTIVCLCRSMWYYRSRRDDTQVIDKLTELAEAKPNRGFDWLYNRMRKQGHKWNRKRVLRVYRFLGMQLRRKTKKRLPKRIKEPLEVPDAPREVWSADFMSDSLITGRNFRVFNLMDDFNREALCMKGNFSMPGIRVVEYLREAIEIHGKPLAIRVDNGPEFLSRVFVNYCEVEDIEIKYIQPGKPSQNGFIERFNRTYREDVLDAHLFRDIEEVNMETERFREEYNRFHPHKSLGRSSPKEFLEVFQRGMPL
- a CDS encoding CBS domain-containing protein, whose protein sequence is MKKRVPVSQIMTKNVVTLSVKDNLVTAEELFKKHRIRHIPVVSGDEVIGILSYTDLMRISFADAIDEHEQEVDTMVYNMFTIEQVMAKNVISVTSGTTIQDTAKFLAERDFHALPVIDDGKLVGIVTTTDLINYLLQQY
- a CDS encoding ABC transporter permease codes for the protein MLKILKYSFYDLMRSRWSYVYFLFYLALGFVLLFLNNDLSKAVITLMNVIIVLVPLIGTIFGVMYFYNSKEFTELLLAQPLKRSTIFLGQYFGVAGSLTLSLVLGLGIPFVLYGLFRSEAIFNFVLLLVTGAFLTLIFTALAFNIAISNENRIKGFGYAVLLWLFLAVIYDGLFLLSLIIFEEYPLDTFSLAATMFNPIDLSRTLILLKLDISALLGYTGAVFKKFFGTNLGFLVSLLVLALWTILPIWRLAFKAKRKDF
- a CDS encoding ABC transporter ATP-binding protein — protein: MIEITSLHKRFGKNQVLTGVDLTIRNGGIYAVLGPNGSGKTTLIKSILGMVIPNKGSISVLGQNIKNSWKYRKQIDYLPQIANFPSNIKVKELIRMIKDLRQKPSDEEKLINLFGLQPFLDKKLGTLSGGTKQKVNLVLTFMFDSPLMILDEPTTGLDPASLIKLKELIQAEKAKGKTLLVTTHIMQFVEEVADEVVYLLEGKIYFKGSIDALKKKTGQTDVEHAIAAIATHTADA
- a CDS encoding nitrous oxide reductase family maturation protein NosD, translated to MAIAEQITVCADCEALSIKQAIAMASDNDTLLIKKGTYKEFNILIDKPLTLLGENYPVIDGEDKGEIIRIASDNVTVDGLFIINVGTSYTSDYAAIRVVQSENFLIQNIVLEKLFFGIYLEKSNNGKVYHNKIIGDAVDEYNSGNGIQLWYSHNVVVDHNIVQGVRDGIYLEFSDNVTINNNLSSNNLRYGLHFMFSNDDVYTNNTFENNGAGVAVMFSKRIKMRKNIFRKNWGTASYGVLLKEINDAEIVGNTFEENTIGINIEGSNRIDYRNNDFINNGWAVKVRGACYSNRFVGNNFLYNSFDISYNSKVSDNVFEQNYWSSYTGYDLNKDGIGDVPYRPVKLFSYIVNRTPETIVLLRSLFMDIIDFSEKVSPVFTPDNLVDATPLMRPFSGLEEDVVASQTSKPK
- a CDS encoding cupin domain-containing protein, producing the protein MMYEIDESLKAQPFNGLQIKKLTKGSTFEVMGISLEKDAIFPEHTSPSDALLVVLEGTIDFFIDGKSFRLTQQENFSFPKETPHWVKAHENTKFLIIR
- a CDS encoding nitrous oxide reductase accessory protein NosL — encoded protein: MSTRYLLLICLALAIGSCSVKPKPIEYGSDACHFCSMTLVDRQHAAQIVTDKGRVYNFDAVECMMNHLKEVDNSTVALFLVNGYTQPGELIDATKATYLISEGIPSPMGEFLTAFDSRADAEKAQQQHGGELYSWNELRNRFKP